The genomic interval TCCGAGATTGGCCGCCTTGCGGTAGAAGCGATCGAATCCGTCACGGAAGTAATCGTAGATTCGCCGAGGGTCTTCCTCGTCAACAGGAACTTCTGGCAGCAACTTGTGGTAATCTCCGCCGGCATTCCGATTGATCCCCAAATTCGCCGAGGGATAGATACCGTACTCGTGGAAAATTGGTATGGCCTTCTCGATGCCTTTGATCACCCCCGGTAGCCCACGCATTTGCTCGTGGACTTCGGTATCGGCGGAATCAATGCTGATCCAGAACGTGTACAGATTCGTCTCGGCCAAACGTTCGGCGAACCGGCGGACCTTGGTCTCAAAGTTCGGTTTGTCCGAACCGCAGAACATAAACCCGTTGGTGCCGGTGCGAATATACGGGATTCCGGCTTTCGACGCATAACCAATCAGATGGACAATTTCGTCCTGATGCAAGAACGGCTCACCACCGGTGAAGGAAACGGATTGCACATTCTTTTTCGCAGCGGAGTCGATGGCTTTCTCGACAGACGCAACGTCGAGGGTCGTTCGATCGTACTTGTTCTGAACTCGCATCTCGCATTGGGGACAACGGGCGTTGCAACGATCACTGAACTGTATGATCAACTGTCCCGGTATTCTTCCGCGAATAAGACTTTTGATGTTTTGCCAAGAAAACGGACCAGATGCATGGGGCATGCTAGAATCCCCGCCTTAAAGAGTATGTCGATCGAGTCGTACTTTGCTCCTGCGTCGCTGTGGCGATCTTAGTATCGCATAACAATTTGGATTTGTTAAGAAAAAGATGAATCCTTCGGGAAGACGTCCGATTTCTTACAGGAAGATACCAAGGAACTCGCGAGGATAACCGCCGATCTGTTGGTTGGATTCTTTCTGTCGGCCCCGATACACTCGAAGTAGTTCCGCGCTCACAACCGCCATCCGGTTGGTCGGTTGTTTTCGATGACGGCGTGACTGTTCCGAATCTGCTTCGTGACGGCAAGCTGAGAATGAGTGAAACGACTTTGAATCCTCCTGATTTTGATCCCAAAGACTGTGCCGACTTGCTGCTGAAATGGCTCAATCGGCAAGCCTCGGATGACGCGATCGCTTGGATTGAGGACCGAATCCAAAAGATCCCCGGTGGTGAGCAACGAGCATTGTTCCTGGCGTTTGGAATGGCTCCGCGAAAGGTCGGGAAGGCCGATCTTCAACTCACCGAAGATGATCTGAAACAAGCCGAGACTGCCCGGCCGGGTTGGCAGCCGAACGGTTGGACGCTCGACCAAACCGCACGCACATTGCTATTGCTTTCGTATCCCTCGACGGATCAGGAACGCTATATCGAAACGTTGGACCAGTTGTTCGCTGCCGGCGAAGTTGGCGAGTTGGTCGCGTTGTATCAAGCGATTCCCGTGCTGCCTCATCCGAATGTGCATGTGCTGCGGGCTGCCGAAGGCATGCGAACGAACATTCCCGCCGTCTTCCGGTCGATCGCTCATCAGAACCCATACCCTGCCGAACATTTGGAGGAGGGGCGATGGAATCAGATGGTACTCAAGGCGTTGTTCATTGAATTGCAGCTCGATCCGATCGTCGGTCTCGACCAACGCGCTAACACAACCTTGATGCGAATGCTCATCGACTACGCCCATGAACGCTGGGCCGCCGGTCGGGAAGTGAGCCCTGAACTCTGGCGTTGCGTCGGACCATTCGCAAACGACACAGCCATCAAAGATTTGACGCGAGTTCTGGAGAAAGGCCAACCGCTCGAACAACAAGCCGCCGCGTTGGCACTCTCGCAATCTTCCAAACCCGCCGCCACCGAAGCCCTCCGCAAACACCCCGAACTCGAACGCCAACTCCGTAACGGTAAAATCACCTGGAGTGACATCGCCTCTCAGTTGTCATCAGCTGGAGGATAATTCCGGTGTTGATCAAAGACCCGTATCGCGACGTTTGTGAATCGATCCTTCCGTATTTGAAGAAGGATGACAACGAACATGAATTGCCCGACGATACTGTGCTCTACCGTGTCGCCGATCAGTTCGACGTTTACTTCGTCGTCATGCTACATGAGCCGGGTTGGCCCGATCCCCACGCAGAAACAACCGAAGTTGTGTTGACGGAACGACAGCGAAAACGCTGGCGGGTGAAACTTGATACAATCGTGGATCGAGCGGGATGGAATGGCGGCGACATCGCCATCTGGGATTGGCCGCGAGTGATGGAAGGTCTGGACTTATACGAATATCCCGATCACAACGATCATTGGGTGTCTCACATCATCCACCCGGGATGCTTACTGGAACACACCGATGCTCCCGATCCGAAGACCGTGATGATCCCCACTACCAGAACCGTTTTCATCGCCGGGCTGTCCGACCTACGGGCTCAAAAACAGATGTTTCTGCGATCGGTCGAAATCGCGGCGGGAAAGACGCCTCTCACAAAACGTCCACTGATCATCGACGACAAGTGGAAACGGTGGAATGTCCTTCCGGATGAAGAGAATCCATTCGTGGACGAATACCGGCAACAATTTGGGCCGCTGTAAGGCATACTCGACAACTGACAACCCACAACGAACAACCGACAAGAAAAACCATGCGAATTATCGATCCTCATATCCACGTGACATCCCGCACCACCGACGATTACGAAGCGATGGCCGCCGCCGGAATTGTGGCGATTATCGAACCGGCGTTTTGGCTCGGTCAGCCGCGAACGAAGGTCGGAAGTTTCCTCGATTACTATTCGAGCTTGGTCGGGTTCGAACGCTTTCGTGCCGGGCAGTTCGGCATTCGGCATTACTGCTGTATCGGGCTGAACTCCAAGGAAGCCAACAATGTGCCTTTGGCTGAAGAAGTCATGGAGGCGTTGCCATTGTTCTTGGCGAAGGAAGGTGTGGTCGCGGTTGGTGAAATCGGTTTCGACGACCAAACCGCCGCCGAAGAACGTTTCTTTCATGAGCAAGTCGAACTCGCCAACGAAGTCGATTTGCCGATCATGATTCACACCCCACACCGCAACAAGAAAGAGGGCACGAGCCGCAGTATGGATGTGCTCGAAGAACACGGAGTGGAACCGCACCGGGCAGTGATTGATCACAACAACGAAGAAACCGTGAAAGAGGTGCTCGACCGCGGTTTTTGGGCAGCGTTCACGATCTATCCCAAAACCAAGATGGGCAACGAACGGATGGTCGAGGTCGTCAAGAAGTACGGCTCGGAACGGATCATCGTCGATTCCGCTGCCGATTGGGGCGTGTCCGATCCGCTTGCGGTACCGAAGACGGCCAAGCTCATGGCTGAGCGGGGGATTTCTCAATCGCAAATCGAGGACGTTGTCTACAACAACGCTCTCGCTGCATACGGTCAAAGCGGACAAATGAACGAAGAGGACTGGCTCAAACCGCAAGCCATTGACCAACGAAATCTCTTCGCCGGCAACAGTGTCCTGCGTGGGGGACAAGAACCCCGCGTCGAGACACCGAAAGATGATTCTTCCATCATTGAGTAAGAGTCCGTGACCTCATCCTGGACTAAACCGCGGACGTGGGCGGGGCTTGCTTCCACCGTTCCAACAAGACGGCTCCCAAATGCCCGCCGAAGCCGAGCGACAACTTGAGCAACCGATGCAGTCCCGACTGTTGGATCGGTTGATTCGAGAGGTTCAGCGAGCACGCCGGATCGAGGTTGTCACAATTGACGGTGCCGGGGAGAACTCCATCGCGGAGTGCGAGCAAACTGACAGCGATCTCCACACTCCCCGCCGCCCCGAGCAAATGCCCAAGACCTCCCTTGATGCCGAAGCAGGGCACTTGTGATGACGAACCAAACACGTTGCGAATCGCAAGGGATTCGTGCAAATCGTTGATCAGCGTGGCTGTCCCGTGGACATTGATGGCATCGATTTCCATTGGGGATATGTTGGCCCGTTGGCAGACGGTGTGAATCAGATTGGTCGTCGATGCCGCTGACGGGTCGAGCGTGGTGAGACCACTGGCATCCGCCGCCATTCCGCCAGTTCGCCAAACCGCCCACGGAGTCAATCCCCGAGTGATGGCCGACCGTGCCCGTTCCATCACCACCACCGCCGCACCTTCGCCGAGTGCGAAGCCGGACCGGGCGCGGTCAAACGGACGACACACCGCAGCGGGTTCGATGTCGGGACTCGTCTTCGCCAGCACTCCCATTTTCTGATAAGCGGCGTACAACATCGGCACGAGCGACGCATCTCCGCTGCCAGCGAGGACCACATCGCAGTGGCCATCGCGAACCAATTCGTACCCGCGTTGCAAGCACGCCAGACCCGTCGTGCAAGCGGCCACCGGACACAATGCGGCTCCCCGAAGATCGAACGATTTGGCAATCTCCGAAGCTGGCGTTGAAGGCAAAAGTTGTTGCCAGACGGTTGCGGGGTCGTTCGACGATCGCGATAGCACCGCCAGCGAACCTTTGCTGGTGCCGATCACACAACCGAGCCGATGACGGGGACGATCGATTTCGGAAAACCGAGCCTCCTCCGTGGCTTCATACGCGGCTTGCTCGATCAATCGCGTCAACGGATTCGATTCGGCCATTCCCGCGTCGGACAAAAGTCGAGCCGGAGCAGCTAACACGTTCACCGGCCAATGACCACGACGATCGCGATGTTCCAGCTCCGTTGGTTCGACGCATCGCACACCGGAATGACCGGCGAGAAGGTTCCGCCATGTGGTTTCTCGATCGATTCCGAGTGAAGTCGTCAGCCCAACACCGCTGATGACTACCGGATTGTCATCCAAATCAGACACGACGACTCGACTTGCATACCGCGAACAACGCCAGTCCCGCCAATCCCCCCACAATGATGTACTCGACGACAAAGCTCTGGGTCTGAACGATTTGCGTCGGTGGAGTTGGTGCGTTCTGTGGCGGTGTGGTGTTGGGATCGGCTTCTGTTTGCGCAGCGACCGGCCACGTAACCAAGCTTCC from Thalassoroseus pseudoceratinae carries:
- a CDS encoding radical SAM protein: MPHASGPFSWQNIKSLIRGRIPGQLIIQFSDRCNARCPQCEMRVQNKYDRTTLDVASVEKAIDSAAKKNVQSVSFTGGEPFLHQDEIVHLIGYASKAGIPYIRTGTNGFMFCGSDKPNFETKVRRFAERLAETNLYTFWISIDSADTEVHEQMRGLPGVIKGIEKAIPIFHEYGIYPSANLGINRNAGGDYHKLLPEVPVDEEDPRRIYDYFRDGFDRFYRKAANLGFTIVNMCYPMSVDPDQGDSLDAVYSATASDRIVRFRPDEKIPLFQAVYDTVPEHRSRIRIFTPLVSLQALIKQYSDGEKSRYGCRGGIDFFFMDSTNGNTYPCGYRGTEDLGKFWELDTSKINKTANCTDCDWECFRDPSELTGPFLDLFSQPLRTSARLLGDKEWTRLWRNDLKYYRACDYFCGRMAPSMKKMARFASSSATSTDHDSTTPSDFESETTTSLVSH
- a CDS encoding EboA domain-containing protein, with amino-acid sequence MTVPNLLRDGKLRMSETTLNPPDFDPKDCADLLLKWLNRQASDDAIAWIEDRIQKIPGGEQRALFLAFGMAPRKVGKADLQLTEDDLKQAETARPGWQPNGWTLDQTARTLLLLSYPSTDQERYIETLDQLFAAGEVGELVALYQAIPVLPHPNVHVLRAAEGMRTNIPAVFRSIAHQNPYPAEHLEEGRWNQMVLKALFIELQLDPIVGLDQRANTTLMRMLIDYAHERWAAGREVSPELWRCVGPFANDTAIKDLTRVLEKGQPLEQQAAALALSQSSKPAATEALRKHPELERQLRNGKITWSDIASQLSSAGG
- a CDS encoding TatD family hydrolase translates to MRIIDPHIHVTSRTTDDYEAMAAAGIVAIIEPAFWLGQPRTKVGSFLDYYSSLVGFERFRAGQFGIRHYCCIGLNSKEANNVPLAEEVMEALPLFLAKEGVVAVGEIGFDDQTAAEERFFHEQVELANEVDLPIMIHTPHRNKKEGTSRSMDVLEEHGVEPHRAVIDHNNEETVKEVLDRGFWAAFTIYPKTKMGNERMVEVVKKYGSERIIVDSAADWGVSDPLAVPKTAKLMAERGISQSQIEDVVYNNALAAYGQSGQMNEEDWLKPQAIDQRNLFAGNSVLRGGQEPRVETPKDDSSIIE
- a CDS encoding beta-ketoacyl-[acyl-carrier-protein] synthase family protein, which gives rise to MSDLDDNPVVISGVGLTTSLGIDRETTWRNLLAGHSGVRCVEPTELEHRDRRGHWPVNVLAAPARLLSDAGMAESNPLTRLIEQAAYEATEEARFSEIDRPRHRLGCVIGTSKGSLAVLSRSSNDPATVWQQLLPSTPASEIAKSFDLRGAALCPVAACTTGLACLQRGYELVRDGHCDVVLAGSGDASLVPMLYAAYQKMGVLAKTSPDIEPAAVCRPFDRARSGFALGEGAAVVVMERARSAITRGLTPWAVWRTGGMAADASGLTTLDPSAASTTNLIHTVCQRANISPMEIDAINVHGTATLINDLHESLAIRNVFGSSSQVPCFGIKGGLGHLLGAAGSVEIAVSLLALRDGVLPGTVNCDNLDPACSLNLSNQPIQQSGLHRLLKLSLGFGGHLGAVLLERWKQAPPTSAV